The following proteins are encoded in a genomic region of Hippocampus zosterae strain Florida chromosome 2, ASM2543408v3, whole genome shotgun sequence:
- the LOC127595943 gene encoding calcium-independent phospholipase A2-gamma-like isoform X4 → MGRFPVDKNWSSKSKLKNFMILLRRSPACQPIHLDRYSSITAPQISTFACRAVFTNVKRYRDICVYHLLGHDFFNKVKGRQVVRWHLPSTCVGAQTNCFEMSSHGACPAQSLNQLCQHIKIYFPNKDLVSRAGSVPAYFSQTQRRCQSQLGSPQRPLSEAPQSPVSESNDATAQSYRDKQKDLGLATQENAGLQLFHISSLATRFGESYNYVATHINSVFLQAFAKLQVPEKEEMTKRSKRRPRRRKTQSHPVMYYEDIEMSHLKSSADQAAAQLNHSRSWEEGYRQFARHINSYFGAKAADDAHLQRQPESSPQLTSRIQGGTTQHEQDPISPESGLFHCSHNSVDFRETKWQMSSHMDHHLHKTSRNLKEETDWPAADRPEAIPFMDCFRHPTRAIPDLLRAYLNRGPKPQDRVPKPAMASPEAAFSQKLFLSHKQAEEALCGLMENLRQASSAEGVTTCVEMLNEHLRRHPPRKALMWQEKTAVTLLRQRRFYRDNQDLQTAIREALALIGYVDPVKGHGIKVLSIDGGGTRGVVPLQVLKLLEAQTGKKIHQLFDYICGVSTGAVLAFMLGLAHFSLDECADMYRRFGSEVFRQNRLVGAVKMGWSHSYYNTETWETILREKLGDGVLIKTARHESSPKSGISEPLRRRVRLSHVAGSESVIGRSGLL, encoded by the exons ATGGGCCGTTTCCCCGTGGACAAAAATTGGAGCTCAAAGTCTAAACTAAAAAACTTCATGATTCTCCTGAGAAGGTCTCCGGCCTGTCAGCCGATCCACCTCGACCGATATTCATCAATAACTGCTCCTCAAATCTCCACATTTGCATGTCGAGCTGTTTTTACAAATGTAAAACGATACAGAGACATTTGTGTCTATCATCTCCTCGGACacgatttttttaacaaagtgaAAGGTCGCCAAGTTGTGAGATGGCACTTGCCCTCAACCTGTGTTGGAGCCCAAACCAACTGTTTTGAAATGAGTTCTCACGGAGCTTGCCCGGCTCAGTCTTTAAATCAATTGTGCCAACACATTAAGATTTATTTCCCAAATAAGGACCTTGTCTCTCGGGCTGGAAGTGTACCAGCATATTTCAGCCAAACACAGCGGCGCtgtcaaagtcaactgggatctCCACAGAGACCTTTATCTGAGGCTCCACAGAGTCCTGTATCTGAGTCTAATGACGCAACAGCACAATcgtacagagacaaacaaaaggACTTGGGTCTCGCAACCCAGGAAAACGCTGGACTGCAACTCTTCCACATTAGTTCTTTGGCAACAAGATTTGGCGAAAGCTACAATTACGTTGCCACTCACATTAACTCAGTCTTCTTACAGGCTTTTGCCAAATTGCAAGTTCCAGAGAAAGAGGAAATGACAAAACGATCCAAGAGAAGACCGAGGAGGAGAAAAACACAAAGCCATCCTGTCATGTATTACGAAGACATTGAAATGTCTCACTTAAAATCAAGCGCCGACCAGGCAGCTGCCCAACTAAACCACAGTAGGAGCTGGGAGGAGGGCTATCGTCAATTCGCAAGACACATTAACAGTTACTTCGGTGCCAAGGCTGCTGATGACGCCCACCTTCAGCGTCAACCCGAATCTTCACCACAATTGACCTCGCGCATCCAAGGTGGCACGACTCAACACGAGCAAGACCCCATCAGCCCAGAGAGTGGACTTTTTCACTGCAGCCACAACTCCGTTGACTTTAGGGAGACCAAATGGCAGATGTCAAGTCACATGGATCACCATTTGCATAAAACCAGCAGGAATCTCAAGGAGGAGACTGACTGGCCCGCAGCAGACAGACCGGAAGCAATCCCATTCATGGACTGCTTTCGTCACCCCACAAGAGCCATTCCTGACCTGCTGCGGGCTTACCTGAACCGGGGTCCCAAGCCGCAGGACAGAGTACCAAAACCTGCAATGGCATCACCAGAAGCAGCCTTCAGTCAAAAG CTATTCTTAAGTCACAAGCAAGCTGAGGAAGCGCTCTGTGGGTTGATGGAGAACCTGAGACAGGCTTCATCTGCAGAGGGGGTGACCACTTGCGTGGAGATGCTGAATGAACACCTGCGACGTCACCCTCCACGTAAAGCTTTGATGTGGCAG GAGAAAACAGCTGTGACATTGCTGAGACAGCGGCGATTCTATAGAGATAACCAAGATCTCCAGACGGCCATCAGAGAAGCACTCGCTCTCATCGGATATGTAGACCCTGTCAAAGGCCATGGTATCAAGGTGCTCTCCATTGATGGTGGAGGTACAAG AGGTGTGGTGCCTCTGCAGGTGTTGAAGCTGCTGGAAGCGCAGACAGGAAAAAAGATTCATCAGCTGTTTGACTACATTTGTGGCGTTAGCACAG GGGCTGTGTTAGCATTCATGCTCGGCTTGGCCCATTTTTCCTTGGACGAGTGTGCTGACATGTATCGGCGTTTTGGCTCTGAAGTTTTCCGGCAAAATCGTTTGGTTGGCGCCGTAAAAATGGGTTGGAGTCACTCGTACTATAACACAGAGACATGGGAGACCATCCTCAG AGAGAAGCTTGGTGATGGAGTGCTCATCAAAACAGCCAGACATGAGTCAAGTCCCAAG AGCGGGATCTCTGAGCCGCTACGCAGGAGGGTCCGGCTATCCCATGTGGCAGGCAGTGAGAGCGTCATCGGCCGCTCCGGGTTACTTTAA
- the LOC127595943 gene encoding calcium-independent phospholipase A2-gamma-like isoform X3, with the protein MGRFPVDKNWSSKSKLKNFMILLRRSPACQPIHLDRYSSITAPQISTFACRAVFTNVKRYRDICVYHLLGHDFFNKVKGRQVVRWHLPSTCVGAQTNCFEMSSHGACPAQSLNQLCQHIKIYFPNKDLVSRAGSVPAYFSQTQRRCQSQLGSPQRPLSEAPQSPVSESNDATAQSYRDKQKDLGLATQENAGLQLFHISSLATRFGESYNYVATHINSVFLQAFAKLQVPEKEEMTKRSKRRPRRRKTQSHPVMYYEDIEMSHLKSSADQAAAQLNHSRSWEEGYRQFARHINSYFGAKAADDAHLQRQPESSPQLTSRIQGGTTQHEQDPISPESGLFHCSHNSVDFRETKWQMSSHMDHHLHKTSRNLKEETDWPAADRPEAIPFMDCFRHPTRAIPDLLRAYLNRGPKPQDRVPKPAMASPEAAFSQKLFLSHKQAEEALCGLMENLRQASSAEGVTTCVEMLNEHLRRHPPRKALMWQEKTAVTLLRQRRFYRDNQDLQTAIREALALIGYVDPVKGHGIKVLSIDGGGTRGVVPLQVLKLLEAQTGKKIHQLFDYICGVSTGAVLAFMLGLAHFSLDECADMYRRFGSEVFRQNRLVGAVKMGWSHSYYNTETWETILRYTQRTLANCVDVKCSVKRHAFLVFREKLGDGVLIKTARHESSPKSGISEPLRRRVRLSHVAGSESVIGRSGLL; encoded by the exons ATGGGCCGTTTCCCCGTGGACAAAAATTGGAGCTCAAAGTCTAAACTAAAAAACTTCATGATTCTCCTGAGAAGGTCTCCGGCCTGTCAGCCGATCCACCTCGACCGATATTCATCAATAACTGCTCCTCAAATCTCCACATTTGCATGTCGAGCTGTTTTTACAAATGTAAAACGATACAGAGACATTTGTGTCTATCATCTCCTCGGACacgatttttttaacaaagtgaAAGGTCGCCAAGTTGTGAGATGGCACTTGCCCTCAACCTGTGTTGGAGCCCAAACCAACTGTTTTGAAATGAGTTCTCACGGAGCTTGCCCGGCTCAGTCTTTAAATCAATTGTGCCAACACATTAAGATTTATTTCCCAAATAAGGACCTTGTCTCTCGGGCTGGAAGTGTACCAGCATATTTCAGCCAAACACAGCGGCGCtgtcaaagtcaactgggatctCCACAGAGACCTTTATCTGAGGCTCCACAGAGTCCTGTATCTGAGTCTAATGACGCAACAGCACAATcgtacagagacaaacaaaaggACTTGGGTCTCGCAACCCAGGAAAACGCTGGACTGCAACTCTTCCACATTAGTTCTTTGGCAACAAGATTTGGCGAAAGCTACAATTACGTTGCCACTCACATTAACTCAGTCTTCTTACAGGCTTTTGCCAAATTGCAAGTTCCAGAGAAAGAGGAAATGACAAAACGATCCAAGAGAAGACCGAGGAGGAGAAAAACACAAAGCCATCCTGTCATGTATTACGAAGACATTGAAATGTCTCACTTAAAATCAAGCGCCGACCAGGCAGCTGCCCAACTAAACCACAGTAGGAGCTGGGAGGAGGGCTATCGTCAATTCGCAAGACACATTAACAGTTACTTCGGTGCCAAGGCTGCTGATGACGCCCACCTTCAGCGTCAACCCGAATCTTCACCACAATTGACCTCGCGCATCCAAGGTGGCACGACTCAACACGAGCAAGACCCCATCAGCCCAGAGAGTGGACTTTTTCACTGCAGCCACAACTCCGTTGACTTTAGGGAGACCAAATGGCAGATGTCAAGTCACATGGATCACCATTTGCATAAAACCAGCAGGAATCTCAAGGAGGAGACTGACTGGCCCGCAGCAGACAGACCGGAAGCAATCCCATTCATGGACTGCTTTCGTCACCCCACAAGAGCCATTCCTGACCTGCTGCGGGCTTACCTGAACCGGGGTCCCAAGCCGCAGGACAGAGTACCAAAACCTGCAATGGCATCACCAGAAGCAGCCTTCAGTCAAAAG CTATTCTTAAGTCACAAGCAAGCTGAGGAAGCGCTCTGTGGGTTGATGGAGAACCTGAGACAGGCTTCATCTGCAGAGGGGGTGACCACTTGCGTGGAGATGCTGAATGAACACCTGCGACGTCACCCTCCACGTAAAGCTTTGATGTGGCAG GAGAAAACAGCTGTGACATTGCTGAGACAGCGGCGATTCTATAGAGATAACCAAGATCTCCAGACGGCCATCAGAGAAGCACTCGCTCTCATCGGATATGTAGACCCTGTCAAAGGCCATGGTATCAAGGTGCTCTCCATTGATGGTGGAGGTACAAG AGGTGTGGTGCCTCTGCAGGTGTTGAAGCTGCTGGAAGCGCAGACAGGAAAAAAGATTCATCAGCTGTTTGACTACATTTGTGGCGTTAGCACAG GGGCTGTGTTAGCATTCATGCTCGGCTTGGCCCATTTTTCCTTGGACGAGTGTGCTGACATGTATCGGCGTTTTGGCTCTGAAGTTTTCCGGCAAAATCGTTTGGTTGGCGCCGTAAAAATGGGTTGGAGTCACTCGTACTATAACACAGAGACATGGGAGACCATCCTCAGGTACACGCAACGGACTCTGGCAAACTGCGTCGATGTGAAGTGTAGCGTGAAGCGTCACGCTTTCCTTGTATTCAGAGAGAAGCTTGGTGATGGAGTGCTCATCAAAACAGCCAGACATGAGTCAAGTCCCAAG AGCGGGATCTCTGAGCCGCTACGCAGGAGGGTCCGGCTATCCCATGTGGCAGGCAGTGAGAGCGTCATCGGCCGCTCCGGGTTACTTTAA
- the LOC127595943 gene encoding calcium-independent phospholipase A2-gamma-like isoform X1 — translation MGRFPVDKNWSSKSKLKNFMILLRRSPACQPIHLDRYSSITAPQISTFACRAVFTNVKRYRDICVYHLLGHDFFNKVKGRQVVRWHLPSTCVGAQTNCFEMSSHGACPAQSLNQLCQHIKIYFPNKDLVSRAGSVPAYFSQTQRRCQSQLGSPQRPLSEAPQSPVSESNDATAQSYRDKQKDLGLATQENAGLQLFHISSLATRFGESYNYVATHINSVFLQAFAKLQVPEKEEMTKRSKRRPRRRKTQSHPVMYYEDIEMSHLKSSADQAAAQLNHSRSWEEGYRQFARHINSYFGAKAADDAHLQRQPESSPQLTSRIQGGTTQHEQDPISPESGLFHCSHNSVDFRETKWQMSSHMDHHLHKTSRNLKEETDWPAADRPEAIPFMDCFRHPTRAIPDLLRAYLNRGPKPQDRVPKPAMASPEAAFSQKLFLSHKQAEEALCGLMENLRQASSAEGVTTCVEMLNEHLRRHPPRKALMWQEKTAVTLLRQRRFYRDNQDLQTAIREALALIGYVDPVKGHGIKVLSIDGGGTRGVVPLQVLKLLEAQTGKKIHQLFDYICGVSTGAVLAFMLGLAHFSLDECADMYRRFGSEVFRQNRLVGAVKMGWSHSYYNTETWETILRYTQRTLANCVDVKCSVKRHAFLVFREKLGDGVLIKTARHESSPKVSAVSAVVNWGTSPKAFIFCNYNHRAGSLSRYAGGSGYPMWQAVRASSAAPGYFKEFLLQSDIHQDGGIIMNNPCALAVHESRLLWPKDAFQCVLSLGTGRYDNAKRGPATCTSLRAKISNLISSATDTEGVHTLLDDLLPADVYFRFNPMLSAEVSLDESHPGSLDQLEKDTRLYLERNRLKLARLCLVLGAERSAVKKTKDWISERAWEMKHRWV, via the exons ATGGGCCGTTTCCCCGTGGACAAAAATTGGAGCTCAAAGTCTAAACTAAAAAACTTCATGATTCTCCTGAGAAGGTCTCCGGCCTGTCAGCCGATCCACCTCGACCGATATTCATCAATAACTGCTCCTCAAATCTCCACATTTGCATGTCGAGCTGTTTTTACAAATGTAAAACGATACAGAGACATTTGTGTCTATCATCTCCTCGGACacgatttttttaacaaagtgaAAGGTCGCCAAGTTGTGAGATGGCACTTGCCCTCAACCTGTGTTGGAGCCCAAACCAACTGTTTTGAAATGAGTTCTCACGGAGCTTGCCCGGCTCAGTCTTTAAATCAATTGTGCCAACACATTAAGATTTATTTCCCAAATAAGGACCTTGTCTCTCGGGCTGGAAGTGTACCAGCATATTTCAGCCAAACACAGCGGCGCtgtcaaagtcaactgggatctCCACAGAGACCTTTATCTGAGGCTCCACAGAGTCCTGTATCTGAGTCTAATGACGCAACAGCACAATcgtacagagacaaacaaaaggACTTGGGTCTCGCAACCCAGGAAAACGCTGGACTGCAACTCTTCCACATTAGTTCTTTGGCAACAAGATTTGGCGAAAGCTACAATTACGTTGCCACTCACATTAACTCAGTCTTCTTACAGGCTTTTGCCAAATTGCAAGTTCCAGAGAAAGAGGAAATGACAAAACGATCCAAGAGAAGACCGAGGAGGAGAAAAACACAAAGCCATCCTGTCATGTATTACGAAGACATTGAAATGTCTCACTTAAAATCAAGCGCCGACCAGGCAGCTGCCCAACTAAACCACAGTAGGAGCTGGGAGGAGGGCTATCGTCAATTCGCAAGACACATTAACAGTTACTTCGGTGCCAAGGCTGCTGATGACGCCCACCTTCAGCGTCAACCCGAATCTTCACCACAATTGACCTCGCGCATCCAAGGTGGCACGACTCAACACGAGCAAGACCCCATCAGCCCAGAGAGTGGACTTTTTCACTGCAGCCACAACTCCGTTGACTTTAGGGAGACCAAATGGCAGATGTCAAGTCACATGGATCACCATTTGCATAAAACCAGCAGGAATCTCAAGGAGGAGACTGACTGGCCCGCAGCAGACAGACCGGAAGCAATCCCATTCATGGACTGCTTTCGTCACCCCACAAGAGCCATTCCTGACCTGCTGCGGGCTTACCTGAACCGGGGTCCCAAGCCGCAGGACAGAGTACCAAAACCTGCAATGGCATCACCAGAAGCAGCCTTCAGTCAAAAG CTATTCTTAAGTCACAAGCAAGCTGAGGAAGCGCTCTGTGGGTTGATGGAGAACCTGAGACAGGCTTCATCTGCAGAGGGGGTGACCACTTGCGTGGAGATGCTGAATGAACACCTGCGACGTCACCCTCCACGTAAAGCTTTGATGTGGCAG GAGAAAACAGCTGTGACATTGCTGAGACAGCGGCGATTCTATAGAGATAACCAAGATCTCCAGACGGCCATCAGAGAAGCACTCGCTCTCATCGGATATGTAGACCCTGTCAAAGGCCATGGTATCAAGGTGCTCTCCATTGATGGTGGAGGTACAAG AGGTGTGGTGCCTCTGCAGGTGTTGAAGCTGCTGGAAGCGCAGACAGGAAAAAAGATTCATCAGCTGTTTGACTACATTTGTGGCGTTAGCACAG GGGCTGTGTTAGCATTCATGCTCGGCTTGGCCCATTTTTCCTTGGACGAGTGTGCTGACATGTATCGGCGTTTTGGCTCTGAAGTTTTCCGGCAAAATCGTTTGGTTGGCGCCGTAAAAATGGGTTGGAGTCACTCGTACTATAACACAGAGACATGGGAGACCATCCTCAGGTACACGCAACGGACTCTGGCAAACTGCGTCGATGTGAAGTGTAGCGTGAAGCGTCACGCTTTCCTTGTATTCAGAGAGAAGCTTGGTGATGGAGTGCTCATCAAAACAGCCAGACATGAGTCAAGTCCCAAG GTTTCAGCTGTCAGCGCTGTGGTCAATTGGGGCACCAGCCCAAAAGCCTTTATCTTCTGCAATTACAACCACAGAGCGGGATCTCTGAGCCGCTACGCAGGAGGGTCCGGCTATCCCATGTGGCAGGCAGTGAGAGCGTCATCGGCCGCTCCGGGTTACTTTAAAGAATTCCTGTTGCAAAGCGACATCCACCAG GATGGAGGGATTATCATGAACAACCCTTGCGCCTTAGCTGTGCATGAAAGCAGACTCTTGTGGCCCAAAGACGCATTCCAGTGCGTGCTGTCCCTTGGCACCGGTCGCTATGACAACGCCAAGAGAGGCCCTGCCACCTGTACCAGCTTGAGAGCCAAAATTAGTAACCTGATCAGCAGTGCCACGGACACCGAGGGGGTCCACACCCTTTTGGatgacctgctgcccgccgatgTCTACTTCCGCTTCAATCCCATGCTGAGTGCTGAGGTGTCCCTCGACGAGAGCCACCCGGGGTCcttggaccagctggagaaagACACGCGGCTTTACCTGGAGCGAAACCGTCTCAAACTGGCTCGTTTGTGTTTGGTACTTGGGGCGGAGCGTTCGGCTGTGAAGAAAACCAAGGACTGGATCAGCGAAAGGGCCTGGGAGATGAAGCACAGATGGGTCTAG
- the LOC127595943 gene encoding calcium-independent phospholipase A2-gamma-like isoform X2 translates to MGRFPVDKNWSSKSKLKNFMILLRRSPACQPIHLDRYSSITAPQISTFACRAVFTNVKRYRDICVYHLLGHDFFNKVKGRQVVRWHLPSTCVGAQTNCFEMSSHGACPAQSLNQLCQHIKIYFPNKDLVSRAGSVPAYFSQTQRRCQSQLGSPQRPLSEAPQSPVSESNDATAQSYRDKQKDLGLATQENAGLQLFHISSLATRFGESYNYVATHINSVFLQAFAKLQVPEKEEMTKRSKRRPRRRKTQSHPVMYYEDIEMSHLKSSADQAAAQLNHSRSWEEGYRQFARHINSYFGAKAADDAHLQRQPESSPQLTSRIQGGTTQHEQDPISPESGLFHCSHNSVDFRETKWQMSSHMDHHLHKTSRNLKEETDWPAADRPEAIPFMDCFRHPTRAIPDLLRAYLNRGPKPQDRVPKPAMASPEAAFSQKLFLSHKQAEEALCGLMENLRQASSAEGVTTCVEMLNEHLRRHPPRKALMWQEKTAVTLLRQRRFYRDNQDLQTAIREALALIGYVDPVKGHGIKVLSIDGGGTRGVVPLQVLKLLEAQTGKKIHQLFDYICGVSTGAVLAFMLGLAHFSLDECADMYRRFGSEVFRQNRLVGAVKMGWSHSYYNTETWETILREKLGDGVLIKTARHESSPKVSAVSAVVNWGTSPKAFIFCNYNHRAGSLSRYAGGSGYPMWQAVRASSAAPGYFKEFLLQSDIHQDGGIIMNNPCALAVHESRLLWPKDAFQCVLSLGTGRYDNAKRGPATCTSLRAKISNLISSATDTEGVHTLLDDLLPADVYFRFNPMLSAEVSLDESHPGSLDQLEKDTRLYLERNRLKLARLCLVLGAERSAVKKTKDWISERAWEMKHRWV, encoded by the exons ATGGGCCGTTTCCCCGTGGACAAAAATTGGAGCTCAAAGTCTAAACTAAAAAACTTCATGATTCTCCTGAGAAGGTCTCCGGCCTGTCAGCCGATCCACCTCGACCGATATTCATCAATAACTGCTCCTCAAATCTCCACATTTGCATGTCGAGCTGTTTTTACAAATGTAAAACGATACAGAGACATTTGTGTCTATCATCTCCTCGGACacgatttttttaacaaagtgaAAGGTCGCCAAGTTGTGAGATGGCACTTGCCCTCAACCTGTGTTGGAGCCCAAACCAACTGTTTTGAAATGAGTTCTCACGGAGCTTGCCCGGCTCAGTCTTTAAATCAATTGTGCCAACACATTAAGATTTATTTCCCAAATAAGGACCTTGTCTCTCGGGCTGGAAGTGTACCAGCATATTTCAGCCAAACACAGCGGCGCtgtcaaagtcaactgggatctCCACAGAGACCTTTATCTGAGGCTCCACAGAGTCCTGTATCTGAGTCTAATGACGCAACAGCACAATcgtacagagacaaacaaaaggACTTGGGTCTCGCAACCCAGGAAAACGCTGGACTGCAACTCTTCCACATTAGTTCTTTGGCAACAAGATTTGGCGAAAGCTACAATTACGTTGCCACTCACATTAACTCAGTCTTCTTACAGGCTTTTGCCAAATTGCAAGTTCCAGAGAAAGAGGAAATGACAAAACGATCCAAGAGAAGACCGAGGAGGAGAAAAACACAAAGCCATCCTGTCATGTATTACGAAGACATTGAAATGTCTCACTTAAAATCAAGCGCCGACCAGGCAGCTGCCCAACTAAACCACAGTAGGAGCTGGGAGGAGGGCTATCGTCAATTCGCAAGACACATTAACAGTTACTTCGGTGCCAAGGCTGCTGATGACGCCCACCTTCAGCGTCAACCCGAATCTTCACCACAATTGACCTCGCGCATCCAAGGTGGCACGACTCAACACGAGCAAGACCCCATCAGCCCAGAGAGTGGACTTTTTCACTGCAGCCACAACTCCGTTGACTTTAGGGAGACCAAATGGCAGATGTCAAGTCACATGGATCACCATTTGCATAAAACCAGCAGGAATCTCAAGGAGGAGACTGACTGGCCCGCAGCAGACAGACCGGAAGCAATCCCATTCATGGACTGCTTTCGTCACCCCACAAGAGCCATTCCTGACCTGCTGCGGGCTTACCTGAACCGGGGTCCCAAGCCGCAGGACAGAGTACCAAAACCTGCAATGGCATCACCAGAAGCAGCCTTCAGTCAAAAG CTATTCTTAAGTCACAAGCAAGCTGAGGAAGCGCTCTGTGGGTTGATGGAGAACCTGAGACAGGCTTCATCTGCAGAGGGGGTGACCACTTGCGTGGAGATGCTGAATGAACACCTGCGACGTCACCCTCCACGTAAAGCTTTGATGTGGCAG GAGAAAACAGCTGTGACATTGCTGAGACAGCGGCGATTCTATAGAGATAACCAAGATCTCCAGACGGCCATCAGAGAAGCACTCGCTCTCATCGGATATGTAGACCCTGTCAAAGGCCATGGTATCAAGGTGCTCTCCATTGATGGTGGAGGTACAAG AGGTGTGGTGCCTCTGCAGGTGTTGAAGCTGCTGGAAGCGCAGACAGGAAAAAAGATTCATCAGCTGTTTGACTACATTTGTGGCGTTAGCACAG GGGCTGTGTTAGCATTCATGCTCGGCTTGGCCCATTTTTCCTTGGACGAGTGTGCTGACATGTATCGGCGTTTTGGCTCTGAAGTTTTCCGGCAAAATCGTTTGGTTGGCGCCGTAAAAATGGGTTGGAGTCACTCGTACTATAACACAGAGACATGGGAGACCATCCTCAG AGAGAAGCTTGGTGATGGAGTGCTCATCAAAACAGCCAGACATGAGTCAAGTCCCAAG GTTTCAGCTGTCAGCGCTGTGGTCAATTGGGGCACCAGCCCAAAAGCCTTTATCTTCTGCAATTACAACCACAGAGCGGGATCTCTGAGCCGCTACGCAGGAGGGTCCGGCTATCCCATGTGGCAGGCAGTGAGAGCGTCATCGGCCGCTCCGGGTTACTTTAAAGAATTCCTGTTGCAAAGCGACATCCACCAG GATGGAGGGATTATCATGAACAACCCTTGCGCCTTAGCTGTGCATGAAAGCAGACTCTTGTGGCCCAAAGACGCATTCCAGTGCGTGCTGTCCCTTGGCACCGGTCGCTATGACAACGCCAAGAGAGGCCCTGCCACCTGTACCAGCTTGAGAGCCAAAATTAGTAACCTGATCAGCAGTGCCACGGACACCGAGGGGGTCCACACCCTTTTGGatgacctgctgcccgccgatgTCTACTTCCGCTTCAATCCCATGCTGAGTGCTGAGGTGTCCCTCGACGAGAGCCACCCGGGGTCcttggaccagctggagaaagACACGCGGCTTTACCTGGAGCGAAACCGTCTCAAACTGGCTCGTTTGTGTTTGGTACTTGGGGCGGAGCGTTCGGCTGTGAAGAAAACCAAGGACTGGATCAGCGAAAGGGCCTGGGAGATGAAGCACAGATGGGTCTAG
- the LOC127595943 gene encoding calcium-independent phospholipase A2-gamma-like isoform X5, whose protein sequence is MAGWMEYNCFKQPPPWLFVEKTAVTLLRQRRFYRDNQDLQTAIREALALIGYVDPVKGHGIKVLSIDGGGTRGVVPLQVLKLLEAQTGKKIHQLFDYICGVSTGAVLAFMLGLAHFSLDECADMYRRFGSEVFRQNRLVGAVKMGWSHSYYNTETWETILRYTQRTLANCVDVKCSVKRHAFLVFREKLGDGVLIKTARHESSPKVSAVSAVVNWGTSPKAFIFCNYNHRAGSLSRYAGGSGYPMWQAVRASSAAPGYFKEFLLQSDIHQDGGIIMNNPCALAVHESRLLWPKDAFQCVLSLGTGRYDNAKRGPATCTSLRAKISNLISSATDTEGVHTLLDDLLPADVYFRFNPMLSAEVSLDESHPGSLDQLEKDTRLYLERNRLKLARLCLVLGAERSAVKKTKDWISERAWEMKHRWV, encoded by the exons atggctggatggatggaatacaaCTGTTTCAAACAGCCACCTCCGTGGTTGTTTGTG GAGAAAACAGCTGTGACATTGCTGAGACAGCGGCGATTCTATAGAGATAACCAAGATCTCCAGACGGCCATCAGAGAAGCACTCGCTCTCATCGGATATGTAGACCCTGTCAAAGGCCATGGTATCAAGGTGCTCTCCATTGATGGTGGAGGTACAAG AGGTGTGGTGCCTCTGCAGGTGTTGAAGCTGCTGGAAGCGCAGACAGGAAAAAAGATTCATCAGCTGTTTGACTACATTTGTGGCGTTAGCACAG GGGCTGTGTTAGCATTCATGCTCGGCTTGGCCCATTTTTCCTTGGACGAGTGTGCTGACATGTATCGGCGTTTTGGCTCTGAAGTTTTCCGGCAAAATCGTTTGGTTGGCGCCGTAAAAATGGGTTGGAGTCACTCGTACTATAACACAGAGACATGGGAGACCATCCTCAGGTACACGCAACGGACTCTGGCAAACTGCGTCGATGTGAAGTGTAGCGTGAAGCGTCACGCTTTCCTTGTATTCAGAGAGAAGCTTGGTGATGGAGTGCTCATCAAAACAGCCAGACATGAGTCAAGTCCCAAG GTTTCAGCTGTCAGCGCTGTGGTCAATTGGGGCACCAGCCCAAAAGCCTTTATCTTCTGCAATTACAACCACAGAGCGGGATCTCTGAGCCGCTACGCAGGAGGGTCCGGCTATCCCATGTGGCAGGCAGTGAGAGCGTCATCGGCCGCTCCGGGTTACTTTAAAGAATTCCTGTTGCAAAGCGACATCCACCAG GATGGAGGGATTATCATGAACAACCCTTGCGCCTTAGCTGTGCATGAAAGCAGACTCTTGTGGCCCAAAGACGCATTCCAGTGCGTGCTGTCCCTTGGCACCGGTCGCTATGACAACGCCAAGAGAGGCCCTGCCACCTGTACCAGCTTGAGAGCCAAAATTAGTAACCTGATCAGCAGTGCCACGGACACCGAGGGGGTCCACACCCTTTTGGatgacctgctgcccgccgatgTCTACTTCCGCTTCAATCCCATGCTGAGTGCTGAGGTGTCCCTCGACGAGAGCCACCCGGGGTCcttggaccagctggagaaagACACGCGGCTTTACCTGGAGCGAAACCGTCTCAAACTGGCTCGTTTGTGTTTGGTACTTGGGGCGGAGCGTTCGGCTGTGAAGAAAACCAAGGACTGGATCAGCGAAAGGGCCTGGGAGATGAAGCACAGATGGGTCTAG